From a single Fusarium fujikuroi IMI 58289 draft genome, chromosome FFUJ_chr03 genomic region:
- a CDS encoding related to nicotinamide mononucleotide permease, which produces MSHLVHQDIDAKAPSFEVNSPKDEATDLVEYQDTSRNIGIWEALTHRNKPADLDALATERSVFDDPHLSQFYQPPPEYENFHRFDPNERWTYREERAVRRKTDLKIFIWILVMFFGLNIDRGNLGNAAADNLLDDLSLNTNDFNNAQNMYRIGFLVAEIPSQMIGKRLGPDRWIPVQIILWSLASGGQFFMHNRAGFFACRFFIGLFMGGFIPDSILYLSYFYKKTEMPIRLALFWFVDSMSGVVASFMAYGILHMRGVAGREGWRWLFLLEALVSLVVGVLSFLFLVPGPTQTKTWWNPAGYFTEREEKIIVNRVLRDDPSKSGMHNREPITLGMLWKSLKDYDLWPVYAIGILFEIPTAPPKTYLTLSLRALGFSTFNTTLLAIPATVFAAVNMLWITFLTEKFHQIALFGLLTQLWVLPLLIVEYTSVQNLSHWAQYAVAFLIIGQPSVHAAQVGWCSRLSGSVRTRAISAALYNITIQLSGIASSNIYREDDKPLYHRGNKNLIGITVGTIFAYAFAKAYYTYRNKSKRSKWDSMTAHEKANYLNNTSDQGNKRLDFFFDS; this is translated from the coding sequence ATGAGTCATCTCGTCCATCAAGACATTGACGCAAAGGCACCATCATTTGAAGTCAACTCTCCCAAAGATGAAGCAACCGACCTGGTAGAATACCAGGATACCAGCAGAAACATCGGCATCTGGGAAGCCCTCACCCATCGCAACAAGCCCGCTGATCTTGACGCCCTCGCCACAGAGCGCAGCGTCTTTGACGACCCCCACCTTTCCCAATTCTAccaaccaccaccagagTATGAGAACTTCCATCGCTTCGACCCAAACGAGCGATGGACGTATCGCGAAGAACGCGCCGTTCGTCGCAAGACAGACTTGAAGATCTTCATATGGATTCTCGTCATGTTCTTCGGTCTTAACATCGATCGCGGTAATCTCGGCAACGCAGCTGCTGATAATTTACTCGACGATCTtagcctcaacaccaacgacTTTAATAACGCCCAGAACATGTATCGCATTGGTTTCCTCGTCGCTGAGATTCCGTCGCAGATGATCGGCAAGCGCCTTGGCCCTGATCGCTGGATCCCTGTCCAGATCATCCTCTGGAGTTTAGCGTCGGGCGGACAGTTCTTCATGCATAACCGGGCGGGTTTCTTTGCATGCCGTTTCTTCATAGGCTTGTTCATGGGTGGTTTCATCCCAGACTCGATCCTCTATCTCTCATACTTCTACAAAAAGACCGAGATGCCTATTCGTCTTGCCCTCTTTTGGTTCGTCGACTCCATGTCTGGTGTCGTGGCTTCGTTCATGGCATACGGCATTCTTCACATGCGCGGTGTCGCTGGCCGAGAAGGCTGGCGCTGGCTGTTCCTCTTAGAGGCTTTGGTCAGCTTGGTAGTTGGTGTCCTGagtttcctcttccttgttcCTGGACCTACCCAGACTAAGACGTGGTGGAATCCCGCTGGCTACTTCACCGAgcgcgaggagaagatcatcGTCAATCGTGTTCTTCGCGACGATCCGTCCAAGAGCGGCATGCATAACCGTGAACCGATTACATTGGGTATGCTTTGGAAGAGTCTTAAGGATTATGACCTCTGGCCTGTATATGCTATCGGTATACTGTTCGAGATTCCTACCGCACCGCCAAAGACTTACCTGACATTGTCGCTTCGAGCTTTGGGCTTTAGTACTTTCAACACGACCCTTTTGGCCATTCCTGCTACAGTGTTTGCCGCTGTCAACATGCTTTGGATCACTTTTCTTACAGAGAAGTTCCACCAGATTGCCTTGTTTGGCTTGCTGACCCAGCTTTGGGTCCTCCCATTGCTCATCGTCGAATACACCTCAGTGCAGAATCTGTCACACTGGGCTCAATACGCTGTAGCATTCTTGATCATCGGCCAACCCTCCGTCCACGCAGCTCAAGTTGGTTGGTGCTCCAGACTATCCGGCTCCGTCCGAACCCGGGCTATCAGTGCGGCTCTGTACAACATTACTATCCAGTTGTCAGGCATCGCATCGTCCAACATTTATCGGGAAGATGATAAACCGCTGTACCATCGTGGCAACAAGAACTTGATTGGAATTACTGTGGGAACTATCTTTGCGTATGCTTTTGCAAAGGCCTATTACACTTACCGCAACAAGTCCAAGAGGAGCAAATGGGACAGCATGACTGCACATGAAAAGGCGAATTACCTCAACAATACTAGTGACCAGGGTAACAAACGTTTGGACTTTTTCTTTGATAGCTAG